One genomic window of Ziziphus jujuba cultivar Dongzao chromosome 4, ASM3175591v1 includes the following:
- the LOC132803388 gene encoding PR5-like receptor kinase, protein MIFPKEDSREDFDVEAFMRNYSSFAPKQYSYSQVKKMTNSFAEITGKGGYDYVYKGTLPDGRLVALKLLKDSKSNGEDFINEVTSIGRTSHINIVTLLGFYYEEKRALIYDFMPNGSLDKFIFNQEDGSTTRCLEWKTLYEIVLGIARGLEYLHRGCNTRIFHFDIKPHNILLDKYFCPKISDFGLAKLWLNKESIVSMMGARGTAGYIAPEVFSRNFGGVSHKSDVYSFGMLFLEMVGGRSNIDPRVSHTSEIYFPYWIFEDVDLGKDLRALGVTSEEEKEIARKMLLVSFWCIQTNPSDRPPMSKVVDMLEGDHQHVQIPPKPFLFSPARSPQQST, encoded by the coding sequence ATGATCTTTCCGAAGGAAGACAGTAGAGAGGATTTTGATGTGGAGGCATTTATGAGGAATTATAGTTCATTTGCACCAAAGCAATACAGTTATTCACAGGTCAAGAAAATGACAAACTCATTTGCAGAAATAACAGGGAAAGGAGGATATGATTATGTATACAAAGGGACACTACCTGATGGTCGCCTTGTTGCACTGAAACTTCTAAAAGATTCTAAAAGCAATGGAGAAGACTTTATAAATGAAGTTACAAGCATTGGTAGGACTTCTCATATTAACATAGTCACTCTTCTTGGATTTTATTACGAGGAAAAGAGAGccttaatttatgattttatgccTAATGGTTCACttgataaattcatatttaatcaAGAAGATGGAAGTACAACCAGGTGCCTAGAATGGAAAACATTGTATGAAATTGTTCTTGGCATTGCACGAGGACTAGAATACTTGCATCGTGGTTGTAACACAAGGATTTTTCATTTCGACATAAAGCCTCATAACATTCTTttggataaatatttttgtccaaaaatatcAGATTTTGGTCTAGCCAAATTATGGTTAAACAAGGAGAGTATTGTGTCAATGATGGGTGCCAGAGGAACTGCAGGTTATATAGCACCGGAGGTATTCAGTCGGAATTTTGGTGGAGTGTCTCATAAATCAGATGTTTATAGTTTTGGAATGTTGTTTCTTGAAATGGTTGGAGGAAGAAGCAATATTGATCCAAGAGTTTCTCATACTAGTGAAATTTACTTTCCTTATTGGATTTTTGAAGATGTGGATTTGGGTAAAGATTTAAGAGCCTTGGGAGTCACAtcagaggaagaaaaagaaatagcaaGGAAGATGCTGTTAGTGAGCTTTTGGTGCATTCAGACAAATCCATCAGATCGACCACCAATGAGTAAGGTTGTAGATATGCTGGAAGGGGACCATCAACATGTCCAGATTCCCCCAAAGCCATTCTTGTTTTCTCCAGCAAGATCCCCTCAACAATCCACATAA